Proteins from one Pontibacter korlensis genomic window:
- a CDS encoding RNA-guided endonuclease InsQ/TnpB family protein, giving the protein MVQHPFTFVGFDLTLCSTACTCRLLPLLQQTCPAPGKAPKAAVNQIKTYRFRLKPTRAQAQVFTQWLGSCRYVYNLCLAYKKHLWTNYQISVSKNQMQQELAAIAKEVGWIGCVHSQTLQEVTDRLFRSYDGFFKQGNGFPRFAKRSLYRSFTFKQGVKLHQNTSTVQLPRIGKVKYRKSQDVQGVIKTASVVREAGGWHVTLCCEVEIAPLPQTDSVVGLDVGIKSFVVTSDGVAVDNPKHLYRYQHQLRRAQRAVSRKKKGGSNRRKAVGKLSRIHLKVRNTRKDFHHKLTTQLIRESQAIVVEQLQIQHMVQNHMLAKSISDAGWHGFVQMLGYKSKWYGRELVKVAPNHTSQDCWVCGWRNTELKLSDRYWTCSNGHALHRDVNAASNIRNKAVGQTVSAWEIYKDNGSVAQESYCL; this is encoded by the coding sequence GTGGTGCAGCATCCCTTCACTTTTGTTGGGTTCGATCTTACCCTATGTTCTACCGCCTGCACTTGCCGGCTGTTACCTTTGCTGCAGCAAACATGCCCTGCACCGGGCAAGGCGCCAAAAGCAGCCGTGAACCAGATCAAGACATACCGCTTCCGACTCAAACCCACCAGGGCGCAGGCACAGGTTTTCACTCAGTGGCTCGGTTCGTGCCGGTATGTCTACAACCTGTGTCTGGCCTACAAGAAACACCTCTGGACCAACTATCAAATCTCCGTATCGAAGAACCAGATGCAGCAAGAACTTGCAGCCATTGCCAAGGAGGTCGGGTGGATTGGCTGTGTTCACTCACAAACTTTACAGGAGGTGACAGATAGATTGTTCAGGTCCTACGATGGATTCTTTAAGCAAGGCAATGGATTCCCCAGGTTCGCCAAACGTAGCCTGTACAGGTCATTCACATTTAAACAGGGGGTGAAGCTGCATCAAAATACAAGTACCGTACAACTGCCCAGGATAGGCAAGGTGAAATACCGCAAGTCACAGGATGTGCAGGGGGTTATCAAGACAGCCAGCGTTGTCAGGGAAGCCGGTGGGTGGCATGTGACCCTGTGCTGTGAGGTGGAGATAGCCCCACTGCCACAAACCGATAGCGTGGTAGGTTTGGATGTCGGTATAAAATCCTTCGTTGTCACGTCTGATGGTGTTGCTGTAGACAATCCTAAACACCTATACCGCTATCAGCACCAGTTAAGGAGAGCGCAACGTGCTGTATCGAGGAAGAAGAAAGGTGGCAGCAACAGGCGAAAGGCTGTCGGCAAGCTTAGCAGAATACACCTGAAAGTCAGGAATACACGCAAGGATTTCCACCACAAGCTGACTACTCAACTCATTCGTGAGAGCCAAGCGATTGTCGTTGAACAGCTTCAAATACAGCATATGGTTCAGAACCATATGCTTGCCAAAAGCATCAGCGATGCTGGGTGGCATGGGTTTGTGCAGATGCTGGGATACAAGTCCAAATGGTATGGTCGGGAGCTTGTGAAGGTAGCCCCAAACCATACCTCTCAGGACTGCTGGGTATGTGGTTGGCGAAATACTGAACTCAAATTATCGGACAGGTATTGGACTTGTTCTAACGGACATGCCCTGCACCGGGATGTGAACGCAGCTAGTAATATAAGAAACAAGGCGGTCGGGCAGACCGTTTCAGCTTGGGAGATATACAAGGACAATGGTTCGGTAGCCCAAGAATCCTACTGCCTTTAG
- a CDS encoding 1,4-dihydroxy-2-naphthoyl-CoA synthase produces the protein MSKANWITVKEYEDITYKKSGGVARIAFNRPNVRNAFRPKTVAELFEAFLDAREDTSIGVVLLSAEGPSTKDGVYSFCSGGDQNARGHQGYVDESGMPRLNILEVQRLIRFMPKVVIAVVPGWAVGGGHSLHVVCDLSLASKEHAIFKQTDADVTSFDGGYGSAYLAKMVGQKRAREIFFLGRNYSAQEAFDMGMVNAVIPHEELEDTAYQWAQEILAKSPTSIKMLKFAFNLTDDGMVGQQVFAGEATRLAYMTEEAKEGRNAFLEKRKPDFSDIKWIP, from the coding sequence ATGAGTAAAGCTAATTGGATTACAGTCAAAGAATACGAAGATATAACTTACAAGAAGTCGGGTGGGGTAGCCCGTATTGCCTTTAACCGCCCAAATGTGCGCAATGCGTTTCGCCCTAAAACCGTGGCAGAGCTTTTCGAGGCTTTCCTGGATGCCCGCGAAGATACTTCGATAGGTGTGGTGCTGCTTTCTGCTGAGGGACCTTCTACTAAAGATGGCGTATACTCTTTCTGTAGTGGTGGCGATCAGAATGCACGTGGCCATCAGGGTTATGTGGATGAGTCTGGTATGCCGCGCCTGAACATTCTGGAAGTACAGCGCCTGATCCGCTTTATGCCGAAAGTGGTGATTGCTGTGGTTCCAGGTTGGGCAGTAGGTGGTGGCCATAGCCTGCACGTCGTATGCGACCTGTCGCTTGCCAGTAAAGAGCATGCTATTTTCAAACAGACGGATGCTGACGTGACCAGTTTCGATGGTGGCTACGGTTCTGCTTACCTGGCTAAGATGGTAGGGCAGAAGCGCGCCCGTGAGATCTTCTTCCTGGGCAGAAACTACTCTGCACAAGAGGCTTTCGACATGGGTATGGTGAACGCGGTGATCCCGCACGAAGAACTGGAAGACACAGCTTACCAGTGGGCACAGGAAATACTGGCAAAGTCGCCAACTTCTATCAAGATGCTCAAGTTTGCTTTCAACCTTACTGACGATGGCATGGTAGGGCAGCAGGTGTTTGCCGGTGAGGCTACTCGTTTGGCCTATATGACGGAAGAGGCAAAAGAAGGCCGCAATGCTTTCCTGGAGAAGCGCAAGCCCGATTTCTCCGACATCAAATGGATACCGTAA
- a CDS encoding acyloxyacyl hydrolase yields MSRSQSILFLLRSLFFLFLWVKAAAPATAQDSKPAINLGLRTHYGFIIPHSDAIREVSYSHPRALELDLSLHFTSKKAWQFIQGYPRFGASVSYINFDNPDVLGNAYALILYVEPFLSAHRRVSLSFRFGGGLSYQSNVYDAISNPQNQFYSTRLAFPLTVNLMANYRLSETWLLRAGGTYSHISNGGIRQPNKGINFPMATLGVDYALRPATFPERQLQKYEPEDTERYYLVALSGTMKDGRIDQTDKLLLWGVTAYASQRTGRLSALTAGAEWVADYSIKEVMDEEDIDKDFQRGALLVGHELYIGRFRFNQMLGVYLYAPRKARDPVYQRWGLEYHTPPGLFFGINLKAHRHVADFLDVRVGWRFGN; encoded by the coding sequence ATGAGCAGAAGCCAAAGTATACTTTTCCTTCTCCGATCACTGTTTTTTCTTTTTCTCTGGGTAAAAGCTGCTGCACCAGCCACGGCACAGGATAGTAAGCCTGCTATAAACCTTGGGCTGCGTACCCACTACGGCTTTATCATACCGCACTCAGATGCTATCCGGGAGGTATCTTACTCACACCCCCGTGCACTGGAACTGGACCTAAGCTTACACTTTACCAGCAAAAAGGCTTGGCAGTTCATCCAGGGCTATCCCAGGTTTGGAGCATCTGTCTCCTACATTAACTTCGACAACCCCGACGTGCTGGGCAACGCCTATGCGCTTATACTTTATGTAGAGCCTTTTTTGTCGGCTCACCGGAGGGTCAGCCTCTCATTCAGGTTTGGAGGTGGCTTATCTTACCAGAGCAACGTGTACGACGCCATCAGTAATCCGCAAAATCAGTTTTACAGCACCAGGCTTGCCTTTCCGCTGACGGTAAACCTGATGGCAAACTACAGGCTGAGCGAGACCTGGCTCCTGCGAGCCGGCGGCACCTACAGCCACATTTCTAACGGTGGCATACGCCAGCCTAACAAGGGTATAAACTTTCCGATGGCAACTCTTGGGGTAGATTATGCGCTACGCCCGGCCACTTTCCCTGAGCGACAACTGCAAAAGTATGAACCGGAAGATACGGAACGTTATTACCTGGTAGCGTTGTCAGGCACTATGAAGGATGGCAGAATCGACCAGACAGACAAGCTCCTTTTGTGGGGCGTTACAGCCTATGCCAGCCAACGCACAGGAAGGTTAAGCGCCCTTACAGCAGGCGCAGAATGGGTAGCAGATTACTCCATCAAAGAAGTTATGGATGAGGAAGATATTGATAAAGACTTTCAGCGGGGAGCGCTTTTAGTTGGTCACGAGCTATACATCGGCAGGTTCAGGTTTAACCAGATGTTGGGGGTATACCTATATGCTCCGCGTAAAGCCCGGGATCCGGTGTACCAGCGCTGGGGACTGGAGTATCATACTCCTCCCGGTTTATTCTTCGGCATTAACCTGAAAGCACACCGGCACGTGGCCGATTTCCTGGATGTACGGGTTGGCTGGCGTTTTGGGAATTAA
- a CDS encoding amylo-alpha-1,6-glucosidase, with product MEDKIIRLEDDKYYISADSTYADDRTQVLNHGDTFGIFDRWGDILPIGKGAQGIYYRDTRFISRLELKLNNHRPILLSSNIKEENEILSVDLANPEIVLDNGKVLHHSTIHLRRSQFLKDNLYHEKIEVENFNGESYPLHLSLTLEGDFKDIFEVRGMHRSRRGEVLQTQCQDNRTLTLSYRGLDGLIRKAKVTFPLPFEQYTDDGTIHYWILLSPHQKAVLNYSIAFEQGEEEAEPEAVSYNEARESLEPDLENTKSYFPVIGTANEQFNHWINRSQADLVSLMADTPYGKYPYAGVPWYNTAFGRDGILTAFETLWVAPDLSKDVLKFLAANQSGTLDEAADAEPGKILHETRGGEMVALNEVPFKQYYGTIDATPLFVLLAGEYYDRTADFETIQQIWPNIKAAMNWIDEFGDLDGDGFVEYQHKAANGLTNQGWKDSFDSVFTEDGVLAAPPIALCEVQGYVYAARTHAAKLAQTLGEQELARKWEREALELKKKFNEVFWDADLNCYVLALDGHKQPCRVKSSNAGHLLFTGIADRDKAVNLAETLLKPDMFNGWGIRTLSSEERRYNPMSYHNGSVWPHDVALIAYGLSKYGFRKEAAALVTGLFDASLFIPLQRLPELFCGFDRRHGEGPTSYPVACSPQAWSVAAVFMLLQALLQVKICPVKKEISFEKPILPAYLEKVWVQQLKVGESWVNLEVIRHEHDDMISVNWENYPENWRLVIVK from the coding sequence ATGGAAGATAAGATCATACGTTTAGAGGATGACAAGTATTATATTTCAGCTGACTCGACTTATGCCGATGACCGTACGCAGGTGTTAAACCATGGTGACACCTTTGGTATATTCGATCGCTGGGGCGACATATTACCTATTGGCAAGGGGGCACAGGGTATTTACTACCGCGACACCCGCTTTATCAGCAGGTTGGAGCTAAAGCTTAACAACCACCGTCCTATTCTTCTTAGCTCCAACATCAAGGAAGAAAACGAAATACTGTCGGTAGACCTGGCCAACCCAGAGATTGTATTGGACAATGGTAAGGTTTTGCACCACAGTACAATTCATCTCCGCCGGAGCCAGTTTTTAAAGGACAACCTGTACCACGAGAAGATCGAGGTAGAGAACTTTAACGGGGAGTCTTATCCGCTCCATCTGTCGCTGACTTTAGAAGGCGATTTCAAGGATATTTTTGAAGTCAGGGGCATGCACCGAAGCAGAAGGGGAGAAGTGCTTCAGACGCAGTGCCAAGATAACCGCACCCTGACCTTGTCTTACCGCGGGCTGGACGGGCTCATCAGAAAAGCTAAGGTAACGTTTCCGCTTCCGTTTGAGCAGTATACTGATGATGGCACCATTCATTACTGGATACTGCTCTCTCCTCACCAAAAAGCTGTTCTTAACTATAGCATTGCCTTTGAGCAAGGGGAGGAAGAGGCAGAACCGGAGGCGGTAAGCTACAATGAAGCCAGAGAGAGCCTGGAGCCTGATCTGGAAAACACCAAATCTTACTTTCCCGTCATCGGAACAGCTAACGAGCAGTTCAACCACTGGATAAACCGTTCTCAGGCAGATTTGGTATCGCTGATGGCCGACACGCCTTATGGAAAGTACCCTTATGCAGGCGTGCCCTGGTACAATACTGCCTTTGGCCGTGATGGTATACTTACTGCCTTTGAGACGTTGTGGGTAGCCCCGGATTTATCTAAAGATGTACTAAAGTTCCTGGCAGCCAATCAGTCCGGCACGTTGGACGAAGCAGCGGATGCGGAGCCGGGAAAGATATTGCATGAGACACGCGGTGGCGAAATGGTGGCCCTGAACGAGGTACCGTTCAAGCAATACTATGGGACCATTGATGCAACGCCCCTGTTTGTGCTGCTGGCCGGTGAGTATTACGATCGCACCGCTGATTTTGAAACTATCCAGCAGATCTGGCCCAACATAAAAGCCGCTATGAACTGGATAGATGAGTTTGGTGATCTGGATGGAGATGGCTTTGTGGAGTATCAGCATAAAGCTGCCAACGGCCTTACCAACCAAGGCTGGAAAGACAGCTTCGACTCTGTATTTACAGAGGATGGCGTGCTGGCTGCACCACCGATAGCACTTTGTGAGGTGCAGGGTTACGTGTATGCGGCCAGAACACATGCAGCCAAGCTGGCGCAAACACTTGGGGAGCAGGAGTTGGCCAGGAAGTGGGAGAGAGAGGCCCTGGAGCTAAAGAAGAAATTTAACGAAGTGTTCTGGGATGCTGATCTCAATTGCTATGTACTGGCGCTGGATGGGCACAAGCAACCTTGCCGGGTAAAATCTTCCAACGCTGGGCACCTGCTGTTTACAGGTATAGCAGACCGCGACAAAGCCGTAAATCTGGCCGAAACGCTACTAAAACCGGACATGTTTAACGGTTGGGGAATACGCACACTCTCCAGCGAGGAGCGTAGGTACAACCCTATGTCGTACCATAACGGTTCGGTGTGGCCGCACGATGTGGCGCTGATTGCCTATGGTCTGTCGAAGTATGGCTTTAGAAAAGAAGCAGCTGCACTAGTAACAGGGCTGTTCGATGCCTCCCTGTTTATTCCTTTGCAACGGCTGCCGGAGTTGTTCTGTGGGTTTGACAGAAGGCACGGCGAAGGACCGACCTCTTACCCGGTTGCCTGCTCGCCGCAGGCTTGGTCGGTGGCGGCAGTGTTTATGCTGTTGCAGGCACTCCTGCAGGTAAAGATATGCCCAGTAAAAAAGGAGATTTCGTTTGAGAAGCCTATTCTGCCTGCTTACCTCGAAAAGGTGTGGGTGCAACAGCTTAAGGTTGGGGAGTCGTGGGTTAACCTGGAGGTTATCCGACACGAGCACGACGACATGATTAGTGTTAACTGGGAAAATTATCCTGAAAACTGGAGATTAGTTATTGTAAAATAA
- a CDS encoding M13 family metallopeptidase gives MDLTVKPGDDFYTYASGTWLRNNPVPAKETRWGSFNLLREFNIQAVKDILDEAAADKNAAAGSVNKRVGDFYASAMDSAAIDKLGYKPIKKDLKRAGKVKDVQGVLNEVAYQRTSGVGSPMFGFYVGQDRKDPNTMIPQFSQGGTTLPDRDYYLKDDARSQKIQEAYKNYITKLFTLTGTSDAKAKQNAETIFNLEKKMAEAQMARVEMRDPYKTYNKFAVADFSKTTSNIDWQPLMAKMKVTGEDTILVNNPKFFSELNNLLTATPIADWQTYLQWNVLKSAAPYLSTPFADANFAYSQALSGQKVQTPRWQRMSQLTDRTIGELLGQLYVQKHFKPEAKARMNEMIANLIKAYEIRINNLDWMSAETKEKALAKLHAFRPKVGYPDKWETYDGLEISRKSFFENVRNSGEWGYNKMVSQLGKPVDRERWGMTPPTVNAYYSPVMNEIVFPAGILQFPFFDPNADDAVNYGGIGAVIGHEISHGFDDSGSQYDKDGTLRNWWQEEDLAKFKAKAKLLKEQYDGYTVLDTVHVNGQLTLGENIGDLGGLAGAYEAFKMTEQGQSNEKIDGFTPEQRFFLSWAQVWRGNILPEAAAQQIVTDPHSPGEYRTIGPLVNMDAWYEAFNVQPGDKLYKAPEERIRIW, from the coding sequence ATGGATCTTACGGTAAAGCCAGGCGATGATTTTTATACTTATGCCAGCGGTACCTGGCTTAGAAACAACCCTGTTCCTGCTAAGGAAACACGTTGGGGCAGCTTTAACTTACTGCGTGAGTTCAACATCCAGGCCGTTAAGGACATTTTGGATGAGGCCGCTGCTGACAAAAATGCTGCAGCAGGCTCTGTGAACAAGCGTGTAGGCGATTTCTACGCATCTGCCATGGATAGCGCTGCCATTGATAAGCTTGGTTATAAGCCTATCAAAAAAGACCTGAAAAGAGCTGGCAAGGTAAAAGATGTACAGGGCGTTCTGAATGAGGTAGCTTACCAGAGAACTTCTGGCGTAGGCTCTCCTATGTTCGGCTTCTATGTTGGCCAGGACCGTAAGGACCCTAATACCATGATTCCTCAGTTTAGCCAGGGCGGTACTACGTTGCCAGACCGTGACTACTACCTGAAGGATGATGCACGTAGCCAGAAAATTCAGGAGGCTTACAAAAATTATATCACCAAGCTGTTCACGCTAACAGGCACTTCAGATGCTAAGGCGAAGCAAAATGCAGAAACTATCTTCAACCTGGAGAAGAAGATGGCTGAGGCACAAATGGCTCGCGTGGAAATGCGTGACCCATACAAAACCTACAACAAGTTTGCTGTTGCCGACTTTAGCAAAACCACGTCTAACATAGACTGGCAGCCGCTGATGGCAAAGATGAAGGTAACAGGAGAGGATACGATTCTGGTAAACAACCCTAAGTTCTTCTCTGAACTGAACAACCTGTTAACAGCTACTCCGATTGCTGACTGGCAAACGTACCTGCAGTGGAATGTGCTGAAATCAGCGGCTCCATACCTGAGCACTCCATTTGCAGATGCAAACTTTGCCTATTCACAGGCGCTGAGCGGACAGAAAGTACAGACGCCACGTTGGCAGCGCATGTCTCAGCTGACTGACCGTACCATTGGTGAGTTATTGGGCCAGCTGTATGTGCAGAAGCACTTTAAGCCAGAGGCGAAAGCCAGGATGAATGAAATGATCGCAAACCTGATCAAGGCTTACGAGATCCGTATCAACAACCTGGACTGGATGAGCGCTGAGACAAAAGAGAAAGCACTTGCCAAGCTGCATGCTTTCCGTCCGAAGGTAGGATACCCTGACAAGTGGGAGACCTATGACGGATTGGAGATTTCACGCAAGTCATTCTTCGAGAACGTGCGCAACTCTGGCGAATGGGGCTACAACAAAATGGTAAGCCAGCTTGGCAAGCCAGTAGACCGCGAGCGTTGGGGTATGACACCTCCAACAGTTAACGCTTACTACAGCCCGGTAATGAACGAGATCGTGTTCCCGGCTGGTATCCTTCAATTCCCGTTCTTCGACCCGAATGCGGATGACGCTGTAAATTACGGCGGTATCGGTGCGGTAATCGGTCACGAGATCTCTCACGGTTTTGACGACTCAGGCAGCCAGTACGACAAAGACGGTACGCTGCGCAACTGGTGGCAAGAAGAAGATTTAGCTAAATTCAAAGCAAAGGCTAAGTTGCTGAAGGAGCAGTATGATGGTTATACTGTATTAGATACAGTGCACGTAAATGGCCAACTGACACTGGGTGAGAACATCGGTGACTTGGGTGGTCTGGCTGGCGCTTACGAGGCTTTCAAGATGACTGAACAAGGCCAGTCTAACGAAAAGATCGATGGCTTTACACCAGAACAGCGCTTCTTCCTGTCTTGGGCACAAGTATGGCGAGGTAACATTTTGCCAGAGGCCGCTGCCCAGCAGATTGTAACCGACCCACACTCTCCAGGCGAGTACAGAACAATCGGACCGCTGGTGAACATGGATGCCTGGTACGAGGCCTTCAATGTGCAGCCTGGCGATAAGCTGTACAAAGCACCAGAAGAAAGAATCAGAATCTGGTAG
- a CDS encoding glycosyltransferase family 4 protein, with amino-acid sequence MKIAQISPLYESVPPKLYGGTERVVSYLTEELVKQGHEVTLFASGDSSTSAKLVSHINSALRLNQLVEDPLAHHIVQMQELAERVQEFDVLHFHTDYLHFPLSALLRKPHLTTLHGRLDIPDLQYVYNKFRTQPVVSISDAQRKPLVQANWLDTVYHGLPLDLYRKGDGDGGYVAFIGRISREKRPDRAIEIARRAGVKIKIAAKVDKADEAYFETEIRHLLEQPHVEFIGEIGEDSKGEFLGKAKALLFPIDWPEPFGMVVIEAMACGTPVIAFNHGSVPEIVNKGESGFIVESIDEAVQALENIDLLDRNKVREVFEKRFSARVMAENYVRLYEQLAGRKESFFHTPSKKGNMMEMEK; translated from the coding sequence ATGAAAATAGCGCAAATATCACCTTTATATGAATCGGTGCCGCCAAAGCTTTATGGGGGTACTGAGCGTGTTGTTTCTTATTTAACAGAGGAGTTGGTTAAACAAGGCCATGAGGTAACGCTGTTTGCCTCCGGCGACTCCTCTACATCCGCAAAACTGGTGAGCCATATAAACAGTGCCTTGCGCCTGAACCAGCTTGTGGAAGACCCGCTGGCTCATCATATCGTGCAGATGCAGGAGCTGGCAGAACGGGTGCAGGAGTTCGATGTGCTGCATTTTCACACTGACTACCTGCACTTTCCGCTTTCTGCACTGCTGCGAAAGCCTCACCTTACTACGTTGCATGGCAGGCTCGACATTCCGGACCTGCAGTATGTGTACAACAAGTTCCGTACTCAGCCGGTGGTGTCTATCTCAGATGCTCAGCGAAAACCACTTGTACAGGCAAACTGGCTGGATACCGTGTACCACGGCTTACCGCTGGACCTGTACCGGAAGGGCGACGGGGATGGAGGCTATGTCGCCTTTATCGGAAGAATCTCGCGCGAAAAAAGGCCAGACAGAGCCATCGAGATTGCCCGTCGAGCAGGAGTAAAGATTAAAATTGCTGCTAAGGTTGATAAGGCAGATGAAGCCTATTTCGAAACTGAGATCAGGCACTTGCTGGAGCAGCCGCACGTGGAGTTTATAGGAGAGATAGGAGAGGACAGTAAGGGAGAGTTCCTGGGTAAAGCCAAAGCGCTGCTGTTTCCGATTGATTGGCCGGAGCCGTTTGGCATGGTGGTGATAGAGGCCATGGCCTGTGGCACACCTGTAATAGCCTTCAACCATGGTTCGGTGCCGGAGATTGTTAACAAGGGTGAATCTGGCTTTATTGTGGAAAGTATAGACGAGGCTGTACAAGCGCTGGAAAACATCGACCTGCTGGACCGCAACAAAGTAAGAGAAGTGTTTGAGAAGCGCTTTAGTGCCCGTGTGATGGCCGAAAACTATGTGAGGCTATATGAGCAATTAGCTGGAAGGAAAGAGTCATTCTTCCACACTCCTTCCAAAAAAGGAAACATGATGGAGATGGAAAAGTGA
- a CDS encoding DEAD/DEAH box helicase — MSFSSLGLSAPLVRAVENQQYKEPYPIQKEAIPAMLQGKDILGLAQTGSGKTASYVLPILEMLQRKVPSGNRAVPVLVLVPTRELATQVGEVVRSFASELPRQVKSMAVFGGVSINPQMMKLHGTEILIATPGRLLDLVEHKAVQLSEVKVLVLDEADKMLSLGFKEEIEKIFSLLPQKRQNVLFSATLDEEVAFLVAEILHNPVKIRIEEEAVVPDLINQTAYQVTAERKGPFLRYLIKQSNMQQVLVFTSSIRTANNVVGKLVKNGIEAAAFHGDKSQGARTEALRQFKAGKLRVLVATDLASRGIDIKSLPHVINYELPRSPKDYVHRIGRTGRAEASGEAISLISPDEDHHFKVIQKKMGKQVPMSPTEDINLSGF; from the coding sequence ATGTCCTTTTCATCTCTCGGCTTATCGGCACCTCTGGTAAGAGCTGTAGAAAACCAGCAGTACAAAGAACCTTACCCCATCCAGAAAGAGGCCATACCTGCCATGTTGCAGGGAAAGGATATCCTGGGGCTTGCACAGACAGGCTCCGGCAAAACAGCAAGTTATGTCTTGCCTATCCTGGAGATGCTACAGCGAAAGGTACCGTCTGGAAACAGAGCAGTGCCTGTGCTTGTATTGGTACCGACCCGGGAGTTAGCCACTCAAGTGGGGGAAGTAGTACGTTCTTTCGCTTCGGAACTGCCGCGCCAGGTAAAGTCTATGGCCGTATTCGGGGGCGTATCCATTAACCCACAGATGATGAAGCTGCACGGTACAGAGATACTGATAGCTACGCCTGGCCGCCTGCTCGACCTGGTGGAGCACAAAGCTGTGCAGCTTTCGGAGGTAAAAGTGCTGGTGCTGGACGAGGCTGATAAAATGTTAAGTTTAGGCTTTAAAGAGGAGATTGAGAAGATATTTTCGCTGCTGCCTCAAAAGCGACAGAACGTACTCTTCTCTGCCACCCTGGATGAGGAGGTAGCTTTTCTTGTTGCTGAGATACTGCACAACCCGGTAAAAATAAGGATAGAGGAAGAAGCCGTTGTACCAGATCTGATTAACCAGACAGCTTACCAGGTAACAGCTGAGCGCAAAGGGCCATTCCTGCGCTACCTCATAAAGCAGAGTAATATGCAGCAGGTATTGGTATTTACATCCTCCATCCGGACAGCTAATAATGTGGTGGGTAAGCTTGTGAAGAACGGTATAGAAGCGGCCGCGTTTCATGGCGATAAAAGCCAGGGAGCCAGAACAGAGGCGCTGCGCCAGTTTAAAGCGGGCAAATTACGAGTACTGGTAGCAACGGATTTAGCTTCCCGCGGTATCGACATCAAGTCCCTTCCACATGTAATCAACTACGAGCTTCCAAGATCGCCAAAAGACTACGTGCACCGCATTGGTAGAACTGGCCGTGCAGAGGCTTCCGGTGAAGCCATCTCTTTGATCTCGCCAGATGAGGACCATCATTTTAAAGTGATTCAGAAGAAAATGGGCAAGCAGGTACCCATGTCACCCACAGAGGATATAAACTTATCCGGTTTCTAA
- a CDS encoding DUF5996 family protein, which translates to MPSTNVQQGQTTKTAMASLTATPPVLDEFPPLPLEEWESTKYTLHLYLQIIGKIRLKLMPRRNHWWNATLYVTSRGLSTSPMPYKFYTLECELDFIDHQLHLRTNTSASESITLQDGLSVAEYYTQVMKALEVLGVHVELLAKPYDNKSTIPFAQDHTHATYNQEQVHRYWRVLVTVDQVLKEFSGRFYGKTCPVHLYWHHLDLTVTRFSGKQVPINPEASIVEKDAYSHEVISFGFWPGDDQVRFPAFYSYTYPAPKGLDQQPLQPKQASWVDSNGSPMAILNYEELRELDNPRQALLDFLESAYQAGAQLAQWPVQELTVKPLEAL; encoded by the coding sequence GTGCCAAGTACCAACGTACAACAAGGGCAAACAACTAAAACTGCCATGGCTTCTCTTACCGCTACTCCTCCTGTTTTAGACGAGTTTCCGCCACTGCCGCTGGAAGAATGGGAAAGCACCAAGTACACGCTGCACCTGTACCTGCAGATAATCGGTAAAATCAGGCTAAAGCTGATGCCGCGCCGCAACCACTGGTGGAACGCAACACTTTACGTTACCAGCCGGGGCCTCAGCACATCTCCTATGCCTTATAAGTTTTACACGTTGGAGTGCGAGCTCGATTTTATCGACCACCAGTTGCACCTACGCACCAATACCAGTGCTTCAGAAAGTATAACGCTACAGGATGGCCTAAGCGTAGCCGAGTATTACACGCAGGTAATGAAGGCACTGGAGGTATTAGGCGTTCATGTAGAGCTTCTGGCCAAGCCTTACGACAACAAGAGTACCATACCTTTTGCACAAGACCACACCCATGCTACGTACAACCAGGAGCAGGTACACCGGTACTGGCGGGTGCTGGTAACAGTAGACCAGGTACTAAAGGAGTTCAGCGGACGGTTCTACGGCAAAACCTGCCCTGTGCACCTGTACTGGCACCACCTCGACCTGACTGTTACGCGTTTTTCCGGCAAACAGGTTCCTATAAATCCTGAGGCAAGCATAGTGGAGAAAGATGCTTACTCGCACGAGGTAATCAGCTTTGGCTTTTGGCCTGGCGATGATCAGGTACGCTTTCCTGCTTTCTACTCTTATACTTATCCCGCACCAAAAGGGCTGGACCAGCAGCCACTGCAGCCCAAGCAAGCCAGTTGGGTAGACTCTAACGGTAGCCCAATGGCCATACTCAACTATGAGGAACTGCGGGAGCTAGACAACCCACGTCAGGCGCTACTGGATTTTCTGGAAAGCGCGTACCAAGCCGGGGCACAACTTGCACAGTGGCCGGTGCAGGAGCTTACGGTAAAGCCTCTGGAAGCGCTGTAA